A window of Microcystis aeruginosa FD4 contains these coding sequences:
- a CDS encoding ABC transporter substrate-binding protein has product MTKTGKKASLPPIFYVLLGLIGWFLFPQISAIFAPKADDNPRISYGNHLLIKTNSNTAKESAIAAIAQGDHQEAAQLLQKSLAQRPNDPESVIYLSNLQTGSNPFKIAVVVPATTNPNVAQEMLRGVASAQTQINQQGGINGRKLMVIVVNDDNQPQISKEVAGELVKNPDIIAVIGHNASDASLAAAPIYEKGGLVMISPTSLANNLSGAGNYIFRLVASNGKITEKLANYIVNTAKVQKIAFCYDSQAPDNVSFKDELMANVAKKGGQIVPIVCDLSVPNFKADQALNQAISGGANGLFVVAHVDRLDPVFEVIRSNRQRLPLFSSPTLYNIRTLEDGGKNAQGLTLAAPWHPSVNQTFANLMQEQWRGPVSWRTATSFDATRVIIAGLRENPQRQGLQSRLRSSSFHQTGATGKISFDPNTGDRIGQPVLIQVRSTPDGEQFVALP; this is encoded by the coding sequence ATGACAAAGACTGGCAAAAAAGCGAGCTTACCGCCAATTTTCTATGTTTTACTGGGGTTGATCGGTTGGTTTCTTTTTCCCCAAATCTCGGCAATATTTGCCCCAAAAGCCGATGATAATCCCCGCATCAGTTACGGCAATCATCTGCTGATCAAAACTAATTCTAACACCGCCAAAGAATCAGCGATCGCTGCCATTGCTCAAGGTGATCACCAAGAAGCAGCGCAACTCCTGCAAAAATCCCTCGCTCAACGTCCCAACGATCCCGAAAGCGTAATTTATCTCAGCAACCTGCAAACTGGCTCAAATCCCTTTAAAATCGCCGTTGTTGTCCCAGCGACAACTAATCCCAACGTCGCTCAAGAAATGTTGCGAGGAGTCGCCAGCGCACAAACCCAGATCAATCAACAGGGAGGGATCAACGGCAGAAAACTGATGGTTATCGTGGTTAATGACGATAATCAGCCGCAGATATCGAAAGAGGTAGCTGGTGAATTAGTCAAAAATCCCGATATTATCGCTGTTATCGGTCATAATGCCTCCGATGCCAGTTTAGCCGCCGCTCCCATCTACGAAAAAGGCGGTTTGGTGATGATTTCTCCCACCTCCCTGGCTAATAATCTCTCCGGTGCGGGAAATTATATCTTTCGTCTGGTGGCTTCTAACGGCAAAATTACGGAAAAATTAGCAAATTACATAGTAAATACTGCTAAAGTACAGAAAATTGCTTTTTGCTACGATTCTCAAGCTCCCGATAATGTTTCCTTTAAAGACGAGTTGATGGCTAATGTGGCGAAAAAAGGCGGTCAAATTGTGCCGATTGTCTGTGATCTGAGTGTCCCCAATTTTAAGGCCGATCAAGCCCTTAATCAGGCGATTTCTGGGGGTGCTAACGGCCTATTTGTCGTCGCTCATGTTGATCGTCTCGATCCCGTTTTTGAGGTTATTCGCTCCAATCGTCAGCGTTTGCCTCTGTTTAGTAGTCCCACCCTCTACAATATTCGTACCCTCGAAGATGGCGGCAAAAACGCCCAAGGTTTAACCCTTGCCGCACCCTGGCACCCCTCGGTTAACCAGACTTTTGCCAATCTTATGCAGGAACAGTGGCGCGGTCCAGTTAGTTGGCGCACAGCTACCAGTTTTGACGCTACACGGGTGATTATTGCCGGTTTAAGGGAAAATCCTCAACGTCAGGGCCTACAATCCAGGCTGCGTTCCAGCAGTTTTCATCAAACAGGGGCCACGGGAAAAATTAGCTTTGATCCCAATACTGGCGATCGCATTGGTCAACCAGTGTTAATTCAAGTGCGATCGACTCCCGACGGTGAGCAGTTTGTCGCTTTACCGTAA
- a CDS encoding response regulator transcription factor produces the protein MDIVIIEDEIEIAHLIQQTLERESFTCHLAYNGRVGLELFYQKQPDLVILDLMLPELDGLELCTRIRQKPGTKDPYILMLTARGEEIDRIIGLSTGADDYMVKPFSPRELTARVRALLRRSLRHDSQPQQLHRSRHFLIDLDQHSALRKLEGMPEEPLDLTTLEFNLLATFVSYPNRVWSRTQLIDNLWGNDFFGDERVVDTHIRRLRKKVEPDPANPIFIKTVVGVGYKFEDDII, from the coding sequence ATGGATATCGTTATTATCGAGGATGAAATTGAAATCGCCCATTTGATTCAGCAAACTTTAGAGAGGGAATCCTTTACTTGTCATCTGGCTTATAATGGTAGAGTAGGACTAGAACTATTTTATCAAAAGCAACCAGACTTAGTTATTTTAGATTTAATGTTACCCGAATTAGACGGACTGGAATTGTGTACCAGAATTCGCCAAAAACCGGGGACAAAAGACCCCTATATTTTAATGTTAACCGCTAGGGGAGAAGAAATCGATCGCATTATCGGTCTATCTACGGGAGCCGATGATTACATGGTCAAACCCTTTAGTCCCCGGGAATTAACCGCTCGCGTAAGAGCTTTATTAAGACGTAGTTTAAGACACGATAGTCAACCCCAGCAACTCCATCGCAGCCGTCATTTTCTGATCGACTTAGATCAACATTCTGCTCTTCGTAAATTGGAGGGAATGCCAGAGGAACCACTCGATTTAACCACCTTAGAATTTAATTTATTAGCTACCTTTGTCAGTTATCCCAATCGCGTCTGGAGTCGCACCCAATTAATCGATAATCTCTGGGGAAATGATTTTTTTGGCGATGAAAGGGTAGTAGATACCCATATCCGACGCTTACGCAAAAAAGTAGAACCCGATCCTGCTAATCCGATCTTTATCAAAACCGTAGTCGGTGTCGGTTATAAATTTGAAGATGACATTATTTAA
- a CDS encoding ABC transporter substrate-binding protein: MSRVVILKIGDGSFETGFSVTLEIRDNHLLIAPFAEGKLVPNLDIADALQNYRRAYYHWVKSQPSLGITVPHSMITHAAVGDPRDNLRKATKTLKDSLNEWLNSSSLSSIQNQILFHTGTESEVRFFIQTTHFDLQQIPWECWNFLHKWFPDVEIALTIQIDPPKERTFTSAIKILVILGNIDIENKHTSLCLSSLQTVLGNQDKVSMQILSPGSDPPLSTINIHNELIKNPWDIVVYLGHSQTSSDGHDGVFIIDNDTALSPDHNLRNSLEIAVKKGLKLVICNSCDGLGIGRQLANIGVPHIIVMKEPIAVRVALRFLEVFLPNFLGHKSLQESLTSARQELRLHEFEVDAASSSLLPRLIENPEEPPLILPLTPKNTAEDSQEDTDQSWHLRLSSRWKQALLFILSLLVTLSVLYGGGVFSDDASKYPEISLGEEILFKTNRQDKSLERGRQAFKNQEYKQAIQLFKQSLDRLPNNPEIRIYYNNARAAYQDRNPLKIATSVPLGNNPEIAQEILRGIALFQQELNDEQAKNPDFHFLQVVVANDNNSAADAKDRAEKFVKDPSIIAVVGHNASAASEAAKDIYVPGKIVALSPTSFSPKISGNGYIYKMVPDLETFATTLSEYIREQTEKLIIQNPTNLICYDSRSGDNYNFAQKYRNILLGQQFQKFVKDEDFDCNIEPKINLDQEKIYQKIAQYQVNILMVAPYIDDLKRAVSIFKQRPAEKLNLVTLGSPTFQSYLTLAEGKQGVENLVIAVPWYDLKQDNYIQSFWQNKINVWRTPMSYDATKVILTALRKLYQQGQKFDRESLNQVLRNDFSIEGMTGTVRFDENGVRNMNNNPDDRRYLILQVKNGRFVPLAPIKSADSL, from the coding sequence ATGAGCAGAGTTGTGATTCTGAAAATTGGTGATGGCAGTTTTGAAACGGGATTTTCCGTCACTCTAGAAATTCGTGACAATCATCTCTTGATAGCGCCTTTTGCCGAGGGTAAATTAGTCCCTAACCTTGACATTGCTGACGCTTTGCAAAATTATCGTCGAGCTTATTATCATTGGGTAAAAAGTCAACCCAGTTTAGGAATTACCGTTCCTCATAGCATGATCACCCATGCAGCGGTAGGTGATCCTAGAGACAACCTCAGAAAAGCCACTAAAACTTTAAAAGATAGCTTAAATGAATGGCTAAATTCCAGTTCTCTGAGTTCGATACAAAATCAGATCTTGTTCCATACAGGTACTGAGTCAGAAGTAAGATTTTTTATCCAAACTACCCACTTTGATCTACAACAAATTCCCTGGGAGTGTTGGAATTTTTTACACAAATGGTTTCCCGATGTGGAAATTGCTCTTACTATCCAGATAGATCCCCCGAAAGAACGTACTTTTACTTCCGCAATTAAGATTTTAGTAATTTTGGGGAATATTGACATCGAAAACAAGCATACTTCCCTGTGTTTATCCAGTTTGCAAACGGTACTAGGAAACCAAGATAAGGTTTCTATGCAAATATTAAGTCCTGGTTCAGACCCTCCTCTTTCAACGATAAATATTCACAATGAGTTGATCAAAAATCCATGGGATATTGTAGTTTATTTAGGTCATAGTCAAACCAGTAGTGACGGTCACGATGGAGTTTTTATCATTGATAATGATACGGCTTTATCTCCCGACCATAACTTAAGAAATTCCCTAGAAATAGCTGTTAAAAAAGGATTAAAACTTGTTATCTGTAATTCCTGTGATGGGTTAGGTATTGGTCGTCAGTTGGCTAATATCGGAGTACCGCATATTATTGTTATGAAAGAACCGATCGCCGTGCGGGTTGCTTTGAGATTTCTAGAAGTTTTTCTTCCCAATTTTCTTGGACATAAATCCCTACAAGAATCCTTAACAAGCGCTCGGCAAGAATTAAGATTACATGAATTTGAGGTGGATGCTGCTAGTTCTTCTTTGCTGCCTCGTTTGATAGAAAATCCTGAAGAACCACCGTTAATTTTACCTTTAACCCCTAAAAATACGGCAGAAGATTCCCAAGAAGATACTGATCAAAGTTGGCATTTACGTCTATCTAGTCGCTGGAAACAAGCACTGTTATTTATTTTAAGTCTTCTGGTAACTTTATCAGTTTTATATGGGGGAGGAGTATTTTCCGATGATGCTAGTAAATACCCAGAAATTAGCTTAGGTGAAGAAATATTATTCAAGACAAACCGACAAGATAAAAGTCTTGAACGGGGAAGACAAGCTTTTAAAAACCAAGAATATAAACAAGCAATTCAGCTTTTTAAACAATCCCTCGATCGCTTGCCCAATAATCCAGAGATTCGCATCTATTATAATAACGCTCGTGCGGCCTATCAAGACAGAAATCCCTTAAAAATTGCCACCAGTGTTCCTCTTGGTAATAATCCAGAAATTGCTCAAGAAATTTTACGAGGTATTGCTTTATTCCAACAGGAGTTAAACGATGAACAGGCCAAAAACCCCGATTTTCACTTTCTACAGGTAGTGGTCGCTAATGATAATAATAGCGCCGCAGATGCCAAAGATCGAGCCGAAAAATTTGTTAAAGATCCGTCAATTATAGCAGTGGTTGGTCATAATGCTTCTGCTGCTAGTGAAGCGGCCAAAGATATTTATGTACCAGGGAAAATTGTTGCCCTATCTCCCACCAGCTTTTCCCCGAAAATCTCTGGCAATGGCTATATATATAAAATGGTTCCCGATCTGGAAACTTTTGCCACAACCTTAAGTGAATATATCCGCGAACAAACTGAGAAGCTAATTATCCAAAACCCCACTAATTTAATTTGTTACGATAGTCGCTCTGGGGATAATTATAACTTTGCTCAAAAATATAGAAATATTCTTCTCGGTCAGCAGTTTCAAAAATTCGTTAAAGATGAAGATTTTGACTGCAATATCGAACCAAAAATTAATTTAGATCAAGAGAAAATTTATCAAAAAATCGCTCAATACCAAGTAAATATTCTCATGGTTGCTCCCTATATTGACGATCTGAAAAGAGCCGTCAGTATCTTTAAGCAACGTCCCGCAGAAAAGTTAAACTTAGTAACTTTAGGTTCCCCCACTTTTCAAAGTTATCTCACCCTTGCAGAAGGTAAACAGGGGGTAGAAAATTTAGTTATCGCCGTGCCTTGGTATGATCTCAAACAAGATAATTATATCCAGAGTTTTTGGCAAAATAAGATCAATGTTTGGCGCACTCCCATGTCCTACGATGCGACTAAAGTTATCCTCACCGCTTTGCGAAAGTTATACCAACAAGGACAAAAATTCGATCGAGAATCATTAAATCAAGTTTTAAGAAACGATTTTTCTATCGAAGGAATGACTGGCACTGTTAGATTCGATGAGAATGGTGTCCGCAACATGAATAATAATCCTGATGATCGCCGCTACTTGATTCTACAGGTCAAAAATGGTCGATTTGTCCCCCTCGCTCCCATTAAATCTGCCGATTCACTCTAA
- a CDS encoding PspA/IM30 family protein, whose amino-acid sequence MKLLKKLTPKALIFWLIGDKAGNSLVAIWNWLWGIPIESGGKIAVESARESLESMQKSLAELTESVAKVVAAQQSAQAQYEAKKQEHTNYLQQAVTAQKKGLQEAARLAMAKVISLEKILPAMKDRVDNAEKVVIAAKEKLRKEQEKIEHYKLEMSNLKAISSMNEALGKINEFDSSLNLNTSRDRFDDANEAINDRYRKENAYSELSENYSEKLAQEIDFLSLDDEINRRLAEFNQQS is encoded by the coding sequence ATGAAATTGTTAAAAAAATTAACCCCAAAAGCCTTGATTTTTTGGCTGATCGGTGATAAGGCAGGAAATTCTCTCGTTGCGATCTGGAATTGGTTGTGGGGTATTCCCATCGAATCCGGCGGCAAAATTGCCGTAGAATCGGCCAGAGAATCCCTAGAATCGATGCAAAAATCCCTAGCGGAATTAACAGAATCAGTGGCGAAAGTAGTAGCGGCCCAGCAGTCGGCTCAAGCACAATACGAGGCAAAAAAACAGGAACACACAAACTACTTGCAGCAGGCTGTCACCGCTCAAAAAAAAGGTCTTCAAGAAGCGGCAAGACTTGCTATGGCTAAGGTTATCTCCCTAGAAAAAATTCTACCCGCCATGAAAGATCGGGTCGATAATGCCGAAAAAGTGGTCATTGCTGCCAAGGAAAAACTTCGCAAAGAGCAGGAAAAAATCGAGCATTATAAGTTAGAAATGAGCAACTTAAAAGCGATTAGTTCCATGAATGAGGCTTTAGGTAAAATAAACGAATTTGATAGTAGTCTCAACCTCAATACCTCCCGCGATCGCTTTGATGATGCCAATGAAGCGATTAACGACCGTTATCGCAAAGAAAACGCCTATAGTGAATTAAGCGAGAACTATAGCGAGAAATTAGCTCAAGAAATCGATTTCTTAAGCCTTGATGACGAAATTAACCGCCGTTTAGCCGAATTCAATCAGCAAAGTTAA